In Papaver somniferum cultivar HN1 chromosome 1, ASM357369v1, whole genome shotgun sequence, a genomic segment contains:
- the LOC113348048 gene encoding uncharacterized protein LOC113348048: protein MGENTIDIDSQLQKLETYHPAEIKCYFSKEHKRNQISFEIMLLLMRDFEIAREQLEASVKNEEWLESNLLKLIVEKMSTSSGNNYDYYYSSSSSSSSDEDSKASVTKSKAKTTHDEGAKSSVPLNDRRVTYAELMKRKAEDDEAENRQRRSDRIRRRVQATEERRQYLDGVPSDSDADVYEEETAWVFTERKIKPDRYEREFRRTMKQIEAEAEAEEDSDSDDDPEARPDFIPDADSDEEEDNDDKSDDSDDEKDSDDESDNLDESDE, encoded by the exons atgggtgaaaatactattgataTTGATTCCCAATTACAGAAGCTTGAAACTTATCATCCTGCTGAGATTAAGTGTTACTTCTCAAAAGAACATAAGAGGAATCAAATATCTTTTGAGATCATGCTTTTGCTAATGCGAGATTTTGAAATTGCTCGTGAACAACTGGAAGCTTCTGTAAAGAATGAGGAGTGGCTCGAGTCAAATCTTTTGAAGTTGATTGTGGAG aaaatgtCAACTTCCAGCGGCAACAATTACGATTATTAttactcctcttcctcctccagctcctctgatgaggattccaaagCTTCTGTAACCAAATCGAAAGCTAAGACAACTCATGATGAGGGAGCGAAGTCTAGCGTACCCTTGAATGATCGCAGGGTCACTTATGCTGAACTTATGAAGAGGAaggctgaagatgatgaagccgaGAATCGTCAGCGCCGAAGTGATCGAATCCGGCGCCGAGTACAAGCGACTGAGGAGAGACGTCAATACCTTGATGGGGTACCCTCTGACTCTGATGCTGATGTTTATGAAGAGGAGACTGCGTGGGTATTTACAGAGCGGAAGATCAAGCCTGACCGATACGAAAGAGAGTTTCGGAGGACCATGAAGCAAATTGAAGCCGAAGCTGAAGCGGAAGAAGACTCAGACTCAGATGATGATCCTGAGGCTCGTCCAGATTTCATCCCTGACGCTGATTCCGACGAAGAGGAAGATAATGATGACAAATCTGATGACTCGGATgacgagaaggacagtgatgacGAATCTGACAATTTGGATGAgtctgacgagtag